The following coding sequences lie in one Capnocytophaga stomatis genomic window:
- a CDS encoding DUF4476 domain-containing protein: protein MQKISLLLLLFATVAGNAQEIGSAGRWLKNENRRDVAIDRGMNTSYNYRWEMTYDAGYAEVFIRIPEMGRFTISLGDQEISSSTGMFRFFDVYAKTQQLNIWYGRSLIYCVTITPRDNTRLVLDFFSQRGLFLLEEIDLNNAREVYYGRRWNDVWNNAYGRGTMNYNNFSSFFRMFKNQTFDDDKLKFFRMQKNTTSFTTKQIADMMKCLSFDSNRLILAKEAFYNVVDPQNYYKLHESFSFRSTANEFADFLEDANDDD, encoded by the coding sequence ATGCAAAAGATAAGTTTACTTCTACTATTGTTTGCCACCGTTGCAGGAAATGCTCAAGAAATTGGGAGTGCAGGACGTTGGCTAAAAAACGAAAACCGAAGAGATGTTGCCATTGACCGCGGAATGAACACAAGTTACAACTATCGTTGGGAAATGACTTACGATGCGGGTTATGCCGAAGTATTTATTCGTATTCCTGAAATGGGGCGTTTTACCATTAGCTTGGGAGACCAAGAAATTTCAAGCAGCACGGGAATGTTTCGCTTTTTTGATGTGTACGCCAAAACTCAGCAACTTAACATTTGGTATGGACGAAGTCTAATATATTGTGTTACAATAACTCCGCGTGACAACACACGTTTGGTCTTGGACTTTTTCTCACAAAGAGGATTATTCCTTTTAGAGGAAATAGACCTTAATAATGCCCGAGAAGTGTATTACGGCAGAAGATGGAATGACGTTTGGAATAACGCATACGGAAGAGGAACAATGAATTACAACAATTTCAGTTCTTTCTTCAGAATGTTTAAAAATCAAACATTTGACGATGACAAACTTAAGTTCTTCAGAATGCAAAAAAACACAACATCTTTTACTACAAAGCAAATCGCTGATATGATGAAGTGTTTGAGCTTTGACAGCAATCGTTTGATATTAGCAAAAGAAGCTTTCTATAATGTAGTTGACCCTCAAAATTACTACAAATTACACGAGAGTTTCTCTTTCAGAAGTACAGCCAATGAGTTCGCTGATTTTCTGGAAGACGCCAATGATGACGATTAA